The Polaribacter tangerinus genome has a segment encoding these proteins:
- the hemF gene encoding oxygen-dependent coproporphyrinogen oxidase, whose translation MKDKFFTYIQELQNTITAKLEELDGKATFKEDVWERKEGGGGKTRVIENGAVFEKGGVNISKVFGELPEALRKQFGVKEGNFFACGLSLVLHPVNPFVPTVHANWRYFEMYDDKANIVTQWFGGGQDLTPYYLFEQDAKHFHTVCKNACDKHHADFYPKFKKTCDSYFWNSHRNEARGIGGLFFDYLKQDDQFSIEQRYQFVTEIGNSFLESYVPIVKERKDITFQKEHKNWQEVRRGRYVEFNLVHDRGTLFGLKTNGRIESILMSLPPTVQWKYNHQPPEGSEEAKLVAVLENPKEWI comes from the coding sequence TTGAAAGATAAATTTTTTACATATATCCAAGAACTACAAAACACTATAACAGCTAAATTAGAGGAATTAGATGGCAAAGCTACTTTTAAAGAAGACGTTTGGGAGCGTAAAGAAGGTGGTGGCGGAAAAACAAGGGTGATAGAAAATGGAGCTGTTTTTGAAAAAGGAGGTGTAAATATTTCTAAAGTTTTTGGAGAATTGCCTGAAGCATTAAGAAAGCAATTTGGTGTAAAAGAAGGTAACTTTTTTGCTTGCGGTTTAAGCTTAGTGCTACATCCAGTAAACCCTTTTGTACCAACGGTTCATGCTAATTGGAGGTATTTCGAAATGTATGATGATAAAGCTAATATTGTTACACAGTGGTTTGGTGGAGGGCAAGACTTAACCCCTTATTATTTATTTGAACAAGATGCCAAACATTTTCATACAGTTTGTAAAAACGCATGTGACAAACATCATGCAGATTTTTATCCGAAGTTTAAAAAAACATGTGATTCTTATTTTTGGAATTCACACAGAAATGAAGCCAGAGGAATTGGTGGGTTGTTTTTTGATTATTTAAAACAAGACGATCAATTTTCTATTGAACAACGTTATCAGTTTGTTACAGAAATAGGGAATAGTTTTCTAGAAAGTTATGTTCCTATTGTTAAAGAAAGAAAAGATATAACCTTTCAAAAAGAGCATAAAAATTGGCAAGAAGTTCGAAGAGGTAGGTATGTAGAATTTAATTTAGTTCATGACCGAGGAACTCTTTTCGGACTTAAAACCAACGGTAGAATAGAAAGTATTTTAATGAGTTTACCACCTACTGTTCAATGGAAATACAATCATCAACCTCCAGAAGGCTCAGAAGAAGCAAAGTTAGTAGCTGTTCTGGAAAACCCTAAAGAGTGGATTTAA
- a CDS encoding EI24 domain-containing protein: MLTNILSGIQAYATAFQLLSKLKLWRYFAIPIVISLLTASVIVFSAYSLSDIIGAFIAQIWGWNWGKEVVNTIAAFVGIVVVVVIGFIFYKHIVLALSAPFMSPVSEKIEIHINGKLADDYKRNTFFQLLLRGVKINLRNLSKELLITIPILFLKLIPGVNIFSTILLFFIQSYYAGFGNIDYTLERHMGYRQSINFVKQHKGIAIGNGIIFILFLFLPVLGIILVLPLSVTAASIKTVKALHHNLELNS, from the coding sequence ATGCTTACAAATATATTATCAGGAATACAAGCTTATGCTACCGCTTTTCAGCTTTTATCAAAATTAAAGCTATGGAGGTACTTTGCTATTCCAATTGTAATTAGTCTTTTAACAGCAAGCGTTATTGTTTTTTCTGCTTACAGTTTGTCAGACATTATTGGTGCTTTCATAGCACAAATATGGGGTTGGAATTGGGGTAAAGAAGTGGTAAATACAATTGCAGCATTTGTAGGTATTGTTGTAGTAGTAGTTATTGGTTTTATTTTCTATAAACACATTGTGTTAGCTTTGTCTGCTCCGTTTATGAGTCCGGTTTCAGAAAAAATAGAAATCCATATTAATGGTAAACTAGCAGATGATTACAAAAGAAATACCTTTTTTCAATTACTGCTAAGAGGAGTAAAAATAAATCTTAGAAATTTATCAAAAGAATTACTAATTACCATTCCTATCTTATTTTTAAAATTAATACCGGGTGTAAATATATTTTCTACAATTTTGCTTTTCTTTATCCAATCTTATTATGCAGGTTTTGGAAATATAGACTATACTTTAGAAAGGCATATGGGCTACAGACAAAGTATTAATTTTGTAAAGCAGCACAAAGGAATTGCAATTGGTAACGGTATTATTTTTATACTTTTTTTGTTTTTACCAGTTTTAGGAATCATTTTAGTGTTACCCTTATCGGTAACAGCAGCTTCTATAAAAACAGTAAAAGCATTACATCATAATTTAGAGTTAAATTCGTAA
- the hemE gene encoding uroporphyrinogen decarboxylase — MIKNDLFLRALKGETVNRPPVWMMRQAGRYLPEFQEIKKKYDFFTRCQTPELASEITVQPIRRYGMDAAILFSDILVIPQAMNIEVEMKPNFGPYLPNPIRTQKDLDRVIVPDVHDSLGYVMEAIKATKEKLNNEVPLIGFAGSPWTILCYCVQGQGSKNFDKAKELCFTNPVLAHALLQKITDTTIAYLKAKVAAGVNAVQVFDSWGGMLSPVDYQEFSWQYIQQIIDALKDETPVIAFGKGCWFALDKMAKSGASALGVDWTCSARNARYLSGGNITLQGNFDPTRLFSPPSEIKKMVTQMIHDFGKDKYIVNLGHGILPNIPLENAKAFIDAVKEYKS; from the coding sequence ATGATAAAAAACGATTTATTTTTAAGAGCTTTAAAAGGAGAAACAGTAAATAGACCACCCGTTTGGATGATGCGTCAGGCAGGAAGGTATTTACCAGAATTTCAAGAAATAAAAAAAAAATACGATTTCTTTACGCGTTGCCAAACTCCAGAGCTAGCCTCAGAAATTACAGTGCAACCCATTCGAAGATACGGAATGGATGCAGCAATATTGTTTTCGGATATTTTAGTTATTCCGCAAGCTATGAATATCGAAGTTGAAATGAAACCCAATTTCGGACCATATTTACCCAACCCAATTAGAACTCAAAAAGATTTAGACCGTGTAATTGTGCCAGATGTGCACGACAGTCTTGGTTATGTAATGGAAGCTATAAAAGCGACCAAAGAAAAGCTAAATAATGAAGTTCCTCTAATCGGTTTTGCAGGTTCTCCATGGACAATACTCTGCTATTGTGTGCAAGGTCAAGGTTCTAAAAACTTCGATAAAGCCAAAGAATTGTGCTTTACAAATCCTGTTTTAGCACATGCCTTATTACAAAAAATTACAGATACCACTATTGCATATTTAAAGGCCAAAGTAGCTGCTGGTGTTAATGCGGTTCAGGTATTCGACTCTTGGGGCGGAATGCTATCTCCAGTAGATTATCAAGAATTTTCTTGGCAGTATATACAGCAAATTATCGATGCTCTAAAAGACGAAACTCCAGTTATCGCCTTTGGTAAAGGTTGTTGGTTTGCTTTAGATAAAATGGCAAAATCTGGTGCTTCTGCCTTGGGTGTAGATTGGACCTGCTCTGCCAGAAATGCTCGTTATCTTTCGGGAGGCAACATAACTTTGCAGGGTAATTTCGACCCAACAAGATTGTTTTCTCCACCATCTGAAATTAAAAAAATGGTTACTCAGATGATTCACGATTTCGGAAAAGACAAATACATCGTAAACCTTGGGCACGGTATTTTGCCAAATATACCTCTAGAAAATGCAAAGGCGTTTATAGATGCTGTAAAAGAATATAAAAGTTAG
- the hemL gene encoding glutamate-1-semialdehyde 2,1-aminomutase: MEFKKSQKLYEKGLVNLVGAVNSPVRAFSSVGGNPLFIKKAKGSKITDVDGNEYIDLVVSYGPMILGHRHKKVQKAVTKALKSGYSFGASTENEIKLAKIVCDAFPEMDKVRFVNSGTEAVISGVRLARAYTGKNKIIKFSGCYHGHQDSLLVAAGSGLATLSIPGSKGVPEGAVKNTLIATYNDIESVKKLFEVHDDIAGAIIEPIGGNMGVVIPQNNFLKELKELLKSKGALLIADEVMTGFRSTFGGAQELLGVTADITCLGKVIGGGFPVGAYGAREEIMQEVAPLGGMYQAGTLSGNPIAMVGGIATLTTLKKQNPYQKFEEIGSILEIILLETAKKYNVDIVVNRFGSMMNPFFTNQEVTNFEQAQTSDTEKFAVFFWEMIRNGVFLPPSQFEAWFLNSAISDKDIKKIATAVDKAMLAVSNM, encoded by the coding sequence ATGGAATTCAAAAAATCACAAAAATTATACGAAAAAGGATTGGTAAACCTAGTTGGTGCAGTAAATTCACCAGTTAGAGCTTTTTCTTCGGTAGGTGGAAACCCATTATTTATTAAAAAAGCAAAAGGAAGTAAAATTACCGATGTAGACGGTAACGAGTACATAGATTTGGTGGTTTCTTATGGTCCAATGATTTTAGGACATCGCCATAAAAAAGTACAAAAAGCAGTTACGAAAGCATTAAAAAGCGGATATTCATTCGGAGCCTCAACAGAAAATGAAATTAAACTAGCAAAAATTGTTTGTGATGCTTTTCCAGAAATGGATAAAGTCCGTTTTGTAAATTCGGGAACAGAAGCTGTAATTAGTGGTGTTCGTTTAGCAAGAGCTTACACTGGAAAAAATAAAATCATCAAGTTTTCGGGTTGTTATCATGGTCATCAAGATTCACTTTTAGTAGCAGCAGGCTCTGGTTTGGCAACTTTAAGTATTCCTGGTTCTAAAGGAGTGCCAGAAGGAGCTGTTAAAAACACCTTAATTGCTACCTATAATGACATTGAAAGTGTAAAAAAACTTTTTGAAGTTCACGATGATATTGCTGGAGCTATTATAGAGCCTATTGGCGGTAACATGGGAGTTGTAATTCCACAAAACAATTTTTTAAAAGAGTTAAAAGAGCTCTTAAAATCAAAAGGAGCATTGTTAATTGCCGATGAGGTAATGACAGGTTTTAGATCAACTTTTGGCGGAGCTCAAGAACTATTAGGAGTTACTGCAGACATTACTTGTTTAGGAAAAGTAATAGGAGGTGGTTTTCCTGTAGGAGCATATGGTGCAAGAGAAGAAATAATGCAAGAAGTAGCGCCTTTAGGTGGGATGTACCAAGCAGGTACTTTAAGTGGAAATCCTATTGCAATGGTTGGTGGAATAGCAACATTAACTACTTTAAAAAAGCAAAATCCATATCAAAAATTCGAAGAAATTGGTAGTATTTTAGAGATAATTCTATTAGAAACGGCAAAAAAATACAATGTAGATATTGTAGTTAATAGATTTGGTTCGATGATGAATCCTTTTTTTACTAACCAAGAGGTTACCAATTTTGAGCAAGCACAGACTTCCGACACAGAAAAGTTTGCAGTTTTCTTTTGGGAAATGATTCGTAATGGAGTGTTTTTACCACCCAGTCAGTTTGAGGCTTGGTTTTTAAATTCTGCCATTTCAGATAAGGATATTAAAAAAATAGCGACTGCAGTAGACAAAGCAATGTTAGCAGTATCTAACATGTAA
- the hemB gene encoding porphobilinogen synthase — translation MFRTRRLRKKEGIRRLVRETKLSVEDFVYPIFVEEGKNIETEIVSMPGIKRFSLDKISKELDEVVALNIPAVLLFGIPAKKDAEGTETWNDNGIIQQAIRFIKKNYPNLYVITDVCFCEYTSHGHCGIIHENDVDNDATLVNLAKQVISHAKAGVDMVAPSGMMDGTTAMVRDSLDNTGFSNIPIMAYSVKYASSFYGPFRDAADSAPTFGDRRTYQMDPSNREEGMREATFDDQEGADILMVKPALSYLDIIRDLKNNFDRPIACYNVSGEYAMVKAAAEKGWIDGEKVMLESLLSMKRAGADIIITYFAKEAAKVLQKK, via the coding sequence ATGTTTAGAACACGAAGATTAAGAAAAAAAGAAGGAATTAGAAGGTTGGTAAGAGAAACAAAACTTTCTGTAGAAGATTTTGTTTATCCTATTTTTGTAGAAGAAGGTAAAAACATAGAAACAGAAATTGTTTCGATGCCAGGCATAAAAAGATTTTCTTTAGATAAAATTTCTAAAGAGTTAGATGAGGTAGTTGCGTTAAACATACCCGCAGTATTATTATTTGGCATTCCTGCAAAAAAAGATGCAGAGGGAACAGAAACCTGGAACGATAACGGAATTATACAACAAGCAATTCGTTTTATAAAAAAGAACTATCCGAACTTATATGTAATTACAGATGTTTGCTTTTGTGAGTATACTTCTCATGGTCATTGTGGTATTATTCATGAAAATGATGTTGATAATGATGCAACTTTAGTAAACCTGGCAAAGCAAGTAATTTCTCATGCAAAAGCAGGTGTAGATATGGTAGCGCCCTCTGGTATGATGGATGGAACAACTGCTATGGTAAGAGATTCTTTAGATAATACAGGATTTTCTAACATACCAATTATGGCATATTCTGTAAAATATGCTTCTTCCTTTTACGGACCTTTTAGAGACGCTGCAGATTCTGCTCCTACCTTCGGAGACAGAAGAACATATCAAATGGATCCCTCAAATAGAGAGGAAGGAATGCGAGAAGCAACTTTTGATGATCAGGAAGGAGCCGACATTTTAATGGTAAAACCAGCACTGTCTTATTTAGATATTATTAGAGATTTAAAAAATAATTTCGATCGTCCTATTGCCTGTTATAACGTAAGTGGAGAATATGCAATGGTAAAAGCTGCTGCAGAAAAAGGATGGATAGATGGTGAAAAAGTAATGTTAGAAAGTTTACTTTCTATGAAAAGAGCTGGGGCAGATATTATTATTACCTATTTTGCCAAAGAAGCAGCAAAAGTGCTCCAAAAAAAATAA
- the hemC gene encoding hydroxymethylbilane synthase, whose product MQKIIRIGTRESELALWQANKVKKELAVLGYESELVPIKSTGDIVLDKPLHELGITGIFTKNLDISMLNGDIDIAVHSSKDVPTVLPKGIVQAAILKRANYTDILVLKDTEEFFGQPNGVIATGSLRRKAQWLNRYPTHKVEGLRGNVNTRLEKLKNSDTWNGAIFAAAGLERLGLRDKGAIPLTWMIPAPAQGAIMVTALENDTFVLDACEQLNHHESKVCVGIEREFLNLLEGGCTAPIGALAYVDEKTSEVNFKGVLLKRDGTKKITVTKNVKLGSHHYLAKDCADYVINRGGKELIKEDTEVATKIAHVYATKKLSELQKETLSNAIGIEDSDFIKMRFNRIPLKAVTNVHDNVVITSQNGVAAILNSFTKNELNFTNIFCVGRRTKKLIEKNIGKVTYAAKNGLKLAEYIASQKNIKAVSYFCSDIRLDDLPNYLRNKQIEVSEIEAYKTMLSPVKVPDTFGGILFFSPSGIESYLQENTTNKVAFCIGESTAKIARKHFKEVVVANMPDAESVLETVNSYYAISHKE is encoded by the coding sequence ATGCAAAAAATAATAAGAATAGGAACCCGCGAAAGTGAATTAGCGCTTTGGCAGGCTAATAAAGTTAAAAAAGAATTGGCTGTTTTAGGTTATGAATCTGAGTTGGTTCCTATTAAATCTACTGGAGATATAGTATTAGATAAACCTCTTCATGAATTAGGAATTACAGGTATTTTTACAAAAAACTTAGATATTTCTATGCTAAATGGAGATATCGATATAGCGGTTCATTCTTCAAAGGATGTGCCGACTGTTTTACCTAAAGGAATTGTACAAGCAGCTATTTTAAAACGTGCCAATTACACAGATATTTTGGTTCTAAAAGATACCGAAGAATTTTTTGGTCAACCTAATGGAGTTATCGCTACAGGTAGTTTACGAAGAAAAGCACAGTGGTTAAACCGTTACCCAACCCACAAAGTAGAAGGATTGAGAGGAAATGTAAATACTCGTTTAGAAAAATTAAAAAATAGCGATACTTGGAATGGAGCCATTTTTGCAGCGGCAGGTTTAGAGCGATTAGGTTTAAGAGATAAAGGAGCAATACCATTAACATGGATGATTCCAGCTCCTGCACAGGGAGCAATTATGGTTACTGCTCTAGAAAACGATACATTTGTTTTAGATGCATGCGAGCAGTTAAATCATCACGAATCTAAAGTTTGTGTTGGTATAGAAAGGGAGTTTTTAAATTTATTAGAAGGTGGTTGTACTGCGCCTATTGGTGCCTTGGCATATGTAGATGAAAAAACATCTGAAGTAAATTTTAAAGGTGTATTGCTTAAGAGAGACGGAACCAAAAAAATTACCGTTACAAAAAATGTAAAATTAGGTAGTCATCATTATTTAGCTAAAGATTGTGCAGACTATGTAATTAATAGAGGTGGGAAAGAGTTAATAAAAGAAGACACCGAAGTCGCCACTAAAATTGCCCATGTCTATGCAACAAAAAAACTTTCTGAGTTACAAAAAGAAACTCTTTCGAATGCCATAGGAATAGAAGATAGCGATTTTATAAAAATGCGTTTTAATAGAATTCCTTTAAAAGCAGTAACTAATGTTCATGATAATGTAGTTATTACAAGTCAGAATGGTGTAGCAGCTATTTTAAATTCTTTCACAAAAAATGAACTAAACTTTACCAATATTTTTTGTGTTGGTAGAAGAACCAAAAAACTTATAGAAAAAAATATTGGAAAGGTTACTTATGCCGCAAAAAATGGTTTAAAACTAGCAGAATATATTGCTAGTCAAAAAAATATAAAAGCCGTTTCTTATTTTTGTAGCGATATTAGACTAGATGATTTACCAAATTATTTAAGAAATAAACAAATAGAAGTATCAGAAATTGAAGCTTATAAAACAATGTTAAGTCCGGTTAAAGTGCCAGATACTTTTGGCGGTATCCTTTTCTTTAGCCCTTCTGGTATCGAGAGTTATTTACAAGAAAATACTACAAATAAAGTGGCATTTTGTATAGGAGAATCAACAGCTAAAATAGCAAGAAAACACTTTAAAGAGGTGGTTGTTGCCAATATGCCAGATGCAGAAAGCGTTTTAGAGACTGTAAATAGTTATTATGCAATTTCTCATAAAGAATAG